In one Inquilinus sp. Marseille-Q2685 genomic region, the following are encoded:
- the ntrC gene encoding nitrogen regulation protein NR(I) — MTSGTILVADDDRAIRMVLTQALSRLGHEVRSTGTASTLYKWVQDGVGDLIITDVMMPDENGLDLLPRIKKLRPDLRVIVMSAQNTLLTAVKATERGAFEYLPKPFDLKELVGVVERGLTLPRQEEAEAPGAEDGEEAMPLIGRSPAMQEIYRVMARLMATDLTVMITGESGTGKELVARALHDYGRRRTGPFVAINMAAIPRDLIESELFGHEKGAFTGALSRSTGRFEQAQGGTLFLDEIGDMPMEAQTRLLRVLQEGEYTTVGGRTPIRADVRIIAATHRDLRTMVRQGLFREDLFYRLNVVPIRLPPLRERSEDIPALVSHFMRRAAAEGMSEKALDKRAMERLTRHRWPGNVRELENLARRLCALYSQETIGIDVVEAELSDALPQAGIVEPGGEPPAGEGLSAAVERHLRDYFAAHGGSLPASGLYDRVLREVERPLITLSLAATRGNQIRAAELLGLNRNTLRKKIRELDIPVVRGLS; from the coding sequence ATGACCAGCGGGACCATTCTGGTCGCGGATGACGATCGCGCCATCCGCATGGTGCTGACCCAGGCCCTGTCTCGGCTCGGCCACGAGGTGCGCAGCACCGGCACCGCCTCGACCCTGTACAAATGGGTCCAGGACGGCGTCGGCGACCTGATCATCACCGACGTGATGATGCCGGACGAGAACGGCCTCGACCTGCTGCCGCGGATCAAGAAGCTGCGGCCCGACCTGCGCGTCATCGTCATGAGCGCGCAGAACACCCTGTTGACCGCGGTCAAGGCGACCGAGCGCGGCGCCTTCGAGTACCTGCCCAAGCCGTTCGACCTGAAGGAGCTGGTCGGGGTGGTGGAGCGCGGCCTGACCCTGCCGCGCCAGGAGGAGGCGGAAGCGCCGGGCGCCGAGGACGGCGAGGAGGCGATGCCCCTGATCGGCCGGTCGCCGGCGATGCAGGAGATCTACCGGGTGATGGCCCGGCTGATGGCGACCGACCTGACCGTGATGATCACGGGCGAGAGCGGCACCGGCAAGGAGCTGGTGGCGCGGGCGCTGCACGATTACGGCCGCCGCCGCACCGGACCCTTCGTCGCCATCAACATGGCGGCGATCCCGCGCGACCTGATCGAATCCGAGCTGTTCGGCCACGAGAAGGGCGCCTTCACCGGCGCGCTGTCGCGCTCCACCGGCCGGTTCGAGCAGGCCCAGGGCGGCACGCTGTTCCTGGACGAGATCGGCGACATGCCGATGGAGGCGCAGACCCGGCTGCTGCGGGTGCTGCAGGAGGGCGAATACACCACGGTCGGCGGCCGCACCCCGATCCGGGCCGATGTCCGCATCATCGCCGCCACCCATCGCGACCTGCGCACCATGGTGCGGCAGGGGCTGTTCCGCGAGGACCTGTTCTACCGTCTCAACGTCGTGCCGATCCGGCTGCCGCCGCTGCGCGAGCGGTCGGAGGACATCCCGGCCCTGGTCAGCCATTTCATGCGCCGCGCTGCCGCCGAGGGCATGAGCGAGAAGGCGCTGGACAAGCGGGCGATGGAGCGGCTGACGCGGCACCGCTGGCCCGGCAATGTCCGTGAGCTGGAGAACCTGGCCCGGCGCCTCTGCGCGCTGTACTCGCAGGAGACGATCGGCATCGACGTGGTCGAGGCCGAGCTGAGCGATGCCCTGCCGCAGGCCGGGATCGTCGAGCCGGGGGGCGAGCCGCCGGCGGGCGAGGGGCTCTCCGCCGCGGTCGAGCGCCATCTGCGCGACTATTTCGCCGCCCATGGAGGCAGCCTGCCGGCCAGCGGCCTGTACGACCGGGTGCTGCGCGAAGTCGAGCGTCCGCTGATCACGCTGAGCTTGGCGGCGACCCGCGGCAATCAGATCCGGGCGGCCGAGCTGCTGGGTCTCAACCGCAACACGCTGCGCAAGAAGATCCGCGAATTAGACATCCCGGTGGT
- a CDS encoding nitrogen regulation protein NR(II), translated as MPNLKPIPAAAAAPQPDPFALLASLPVAVLAVGRDRVIRFVNLAAQQLLDASDSALLGQDLTGFVPGDSPLFTLIDQAIQQDRSVADYGMLLESPRIGRRTVSVTVAPLVEPPDLAVVSLFEESVARRIDTQLNRRHAARSMTAMAAMLAHEIKNPLSGIRGAAQLLEQTVGDDDRALTRLICEETDRIVRLVDRMDAFSDPSPLNREPVNIHEVLERARQVAQTGFGRHVRFIERYDPSLPPVPGQFDQLVQVFLNLIKNAVEAVAEDGEIILTTAYQRGVAIAVQGTSQRLNLPLMVAIQDNGPGIPDDLKDHLFDPFVTTKAEGSGLGLSLVAKIVGDHGGLIGFESEPRRTVFKISLPIHAEPAPNGDSEDNGSEA; from the coding sequence ATGCCGAACCTGAAACCGATCCCCGCCGCCGCGGCCGCGCCGCAACCGGACCCCTTCGCGCTTCTGGCCTCGCTGCCGGTGGCGGTGCTGGCGGTCGGCCGCGACCGGGTGATCCGCTTCGTCAACCTGGCCGCGCAGCAGCTGCTCGACGCCAGCGACTCCGCCCTGCTGGGCCAGGACCTGACCGGCTTCGTGCCGGGCGACAGCCCGCTCTTCACCCTGATCGACCAGGCGATCCAGCAGGACCGCAGCGTCGCCGATTACGGCATGCTGCTGGAAAGCCCGCGGATCGGCCGGCGCACCGTCTCCGTGACCGTCGCGCCGCTGGTCGAGCCGCCGGATCTCGCCGTGGTCAGCCTGTTCGAGGAATCGGTGGCGCGGCGGATCGACACCCAGTTGAACCGCCGCCACGCCGCCCGGTCGATGACCGCGATGGCGGCGATGCTGGCGCATGAGATCAAGAATCCGCTCTCCGGCATCCGCGGCGCCGCCCAGCTCCTGGAGCAGACGGTCGGCGACGACGACCGGGCGCTGACCCGGCTGATCTGCGAGGAGACCGACCGCATCGTCCGGCTGGTCGACCGCATGGATGCCTTCTCCGACCCCAGCCCGCTGAACCGCGAGCCGGTCAACATCCACGAGGTGCTGGAGCGGGCGCGCCAGGTGGCGCAGACCGGATTCGGCCGCCATGTCCGCTTCATCGAGCGCTACGACCCGTCGCTGCCGCCGGTGCCGGGCCAGTTCGATCAGCTGGTCCAGGTGTTCCTGAACCTGATCAAGAACGCGGTCGAGGCGGTGGCGGAGGACGGCGAGATCATCCTGACCACCGCCTATCAGCGCGGCGTGGCGATCGCGGTGCAGGGCACCAGCCAGCGCCTGAACCTGCCGCTGATGGTGGCGATCCAGGACAACGGCCCGGGCATCCCGGATGATCTGAAAGACCACCTGTTCGACCCCTTCGTCACCACCAAGGCGGAAGGCTCCGGACTCGGCCTGTCGCTGGTGGCGAAGATCGTCGGCGACCATGGCGGGCTGATCGGCTTCGAGAGCGAGCCGCGCCGTACCGTGTTCAAGATTTCCCTGCCGATCCACGCCGAACCGGCGCCGAACGGCGACAGCGAAGACAACGGAAGCGAAGCATGA